Within the bacterium genome, the region CAATTCCTGAGCATAAATTCAAAATAATTTGATGTATTTCTTCAACACTTTTTTGTCGGTTGATTATTTTCACCCTTGCCGATTCTTGTTTGCTGATTTCAAGGTAACCCTGTCGGACTCGTTGATGGAAATCAAGTGCCTCCTGTTCAATTCTATCTCCCAGACCTGCCGTAGATAAAGTTTTAGCCATTTCCAATCCTTCTTGCGGGTCAACATCCAGAACAAAGGTTAAATCTGGCTTAAGCTCCTGGGTAACCACAGCGTTAAGTTTTTGTATCAAATCTTTATTTAGCCCTCGACCATAACCCTGATAGGCCATCGTAGCGTCAATAAAGCGGTCACAGATAACTATTTTACCTGCCGCTAATGCTGGTTTTATTACCTCCTCGATATGTTGAGCTCTGGCAGATAAATATAGAAATAACTCAGTTAAAGGCGACATATTGGAATTCTCCGGGTCTAACAATATCTGCCTTATCTTATCACTAATCTTAGTTCCACCGGGCTCATAGGTATGAAGGACTTCAAACCCTTTTTCTCGCAATGCCTTTGTAAGTAATTCTGACTGGGTAGTCTTCCCACTACCCTCAGTGCCTTCAAAGGTAATGAACATACTGACACGATTCATTTTTATCATTTTCCTCTGATTTTTTTGGGCGTTCACAGAACGTTGAAATTGGAAATGAAATTGGAAATTCGGTAACCGTTCAGCCACAGAGGCACAGAGTTCACAGAGAATTAAGGAAATTAGCCACATAAGGACACGAATTAACCTCTGACATCCCATAAATGTAGTGCGAACCTTTAGGTTTGCCTTCCGGTTTACCAGAAGCGAGGTTAAAGCCTCGCACTACAAATCTTTTTGTGTATTCCTGTTTATTCGTGGTTATATATTTCCTCTGTGTTCTCTGTGACTCTGTGGCTATATCTCTGAACGGTTACGAAATTCGAAATTAGGGAGAAAGATTCGTAACCGTTCAGCCACAGAGGCACAGAGTTCACAGAGAATTAAGGAAATTAGCCACATAAGGACACGAATTAACCTCTGACAT harbors:
- the tmk gene encoding dTMP kinase; amino-acid sequence: MNAQKNQRKMIKMNRVSMFITFEGTEGSGKTTQSELLTKALREKGFEVLHTYEPGGTKISDKIRQILLDPENSNMSPLTELFLYLSARAQHIEEVIKPALAAGKIVICDRFIDATMAYQGYGRGLNKDLIQKLNAVVTQELKPDLTFVLDVDPQEGLEMAKTLSTAGLGDRIEQEALDFHQRVRQGYLEISKQESARVKIINRQKSVEEIHQIILNLCSGI